The Mixophyes fleayi isolate aMixFle1 chromosome 1, aMixFle1.hap1, whole genome shotgun sequence genome includes a region encoding these proteins:
- the LOC142102225 gene encoding E3 ubiquitin/ISG15 ligase TRIM25-like produces MASADLREELDCSICLNIYTDPVTLRCGHNFCRVCIDRVLDTQDGSGVYTCPECRAECQERPALQRNITLCNILGRFLSTWPDQEEIGIFCTYCVDSPVPAAKSCLHCEASLCDKHLRVHSKSAEHVLSNPTTSLGNRKCSVHKKILEYYCTEDAACICVSCSLAGEHRGHRVEMLDEASEKKKEKLRNVLQKLTTKREETEKRVQSLQKRRRENHEKAAGVTETVTALFRDIRKQLEDLEKRVLSEISRQEESVLLSVSDLIQQMEIKKDELSRKMRHIEELCNMSDPVTVLQEPDTGDLCDIEDRERHDDQVHGVGDLDMGLLSGSLDTLSDIITGINSGIYVQESIDILLDVNTACNNIHISDDMKTASRSPYQNRPETPERFQCPQVISTRRFSSGRYYWEVDVSKSGSWRVGICYPSIDRGGHQSLIGDNSKSWCLDRNNNQYSVIHDSEVIRLPDNIPCDIVRIHLDYEAGQLFFYSLCDPIRHLHTITATFTEPLHAALGVWRDCIKISGGVRNWEK; encoded by the coding sequence atggcgtctgctgatctgagagaggagctggactgttccatctgcctgaacatttatacagatcctgtaacactgagatgtggacacaatttctgccgggtctgtattgatcgtgtgctggatacacaggatgggtctggagtttatacctgtcctgaatgcagagcagagtgtcaggagcgtCCTGCACTGCAGAGGAACATAACTCTGTGTAACATACTGGGGAGATTCCTGTCTACTTGGCCAGATCAGGAGGAGATTGGGATCTTCTGCACTTACTGTGTGGactctcctgtacctgctgctaaatcctgtctgcattgtgaggcttctctgtgtgataaacacctgagagtacacagcaagtcagcagaacacgtcttatctaatcccaccacttccctggggaacaggaaatgctccgtccataagaagatcctggagtattactgcactgaggacgctgcctgtatctgtgtgtcctgcagtTTGGCTGGAGAGCATCGGGGACACCGGGTGGAGATGCTGGATGAGGcctctgagaagaagaaggagaaactgagaaatgttctgcagaaactgaccacaaagagagaggagactgagaaaagagtccagagtctgcagaagcgcaggagagaaaatcatgaaaaagcagctggtgtaacagagacagtcactgccctgtttagagacatcaggaaacagctggaagacctagagaagagagtcctgagtgagatctccaggcaggaagagagtgttttactctcagtctctgatctgatccagcagatggaaataaagaaggacgagctgtccaggaagatgcgtcacattgaggagctgtgtaatatgtctgatccagtgactgtcttacaggaaccagacacaggtgacttgtgtgatattgaggacagagagagacatgatgaCCAGGTCCATGGTGTAGGAGATCTGGATATGGGTCTCCTCTCAGGGTCATTAGAcacattatctgatataataacaggtataaatTCAGGGATCTATGTGCAGGAATCTATAGATATATTactggatgtaaacacagcttgtaataatatacatatatcagatgACATGAAAACTGCATCCAGGTCACCATACCAGAATCGtccagaaacaccagagagatttcagTGTCCTCAGGTAATAAGCACCAGGAGATTTTCCTCAGGGCGATATTACTGGGAAGTGGATGTCAGTAAATCAGGGAGCTGGAGAGTAGGGATatgttatcccagtatagacagagGAGGACATCAGTCACTCATTGGAGATAATAGTAAGTCCTGGTGTTTAGATAGAAATAATAATCAGTACTCAGTGATACATGACAGTGAAGTGATCCGGTTacctgacaatattccctgtGATATAGTGAGGATAcatctggattatgaggctggacagctgTTCTTTTATTCTCTAtgtgacccgatcagacacttacacaccatcACTGCCACCTTtactgagccccttcatgctgcgTTAGGTGTATGGAGAGATTGTATAAAGATATCTGGGGGAGTCAGGAACTGGGAGAAATGA